One window from the genome of Musa acuminata AAA Group cultivar baxijiao chromosome BXJ1-4, Cavendish_Baxijiao_AAA, whole genome shotgun sequence encodes:
- the LOC135583675 gene encoding uncharacterized protein LOC135583675 → MWSFISNATTGKSGSKNICAKASTTNPDCSDDDVSSCASKEEEGLECPICWESFNIVENVPYVLWCGHTLCKNCILGLQWAVVKLPTVPIQLPLLVSCPWCNLLSLRLVYKANLIFPRKNFFLLWMVEGMNGDRSRSQSSIHGEHRPVYPSSGNVSWGSHSHRQHNTHRVPHTHEDHSNQMHARLIGNYFSIERFRASLRKSMAFFIQLTAKFPLVIIFLLIVLYAIPASAAILALYLLITILFALPSFLILYFAYPSLDWLLREIFT, encoded by the coding sequence ATGTGGAGTTTCATATCAAATGCGACTACTGGAAAATCAGGCTCAAAGAACATCTGTGCAAAGGCTAGCACCACCAATCCTGATTGCTCTGATGATGATGTTTCTTCATGTGCTagtaaagaagaagaaggtttgGAATGTCCAATCTGCTGGGAGTCATTTAACATTGTTGAGAATGTGCCTTATGTCTTATGGTGTGGCCACACACTATGCAAGAACTGCATCCTGGGTCTTCAGTGGGCTGTGGTTAAGCTTCCAACTGTACCGATCCAGTTGCCCCTCCTCGTATCCTGCCCGTGGTGTAACCTCTTGTCTCTCCGGCTAGTCTACAAAGCTAATCTCATATTTCCCCGGAAAAATTTTTTCTTACTCTGGATGGTCGAGGGCATGAACGGTGATAGGTCGAGATCTCAGTCCTCGATCCATGGGGAACACAGACCAGTATATCCTTCAAGTGGCAATGTGTCGTGGGGAAGTCATTCTCACCGCCAACACAACACCCATAGAGTTCCACACACGCATGAAGATCATTCCAACCAAATGCATGCTCGACTTATTGGTAACTACTTCAGTATCGAAAGATTTCGTGCTTCCTTACGCAAGTCTATGGCTTTCTTTATACAATTGACAGCCAAGTTCCCTCTTGTAATAATCTTCCTCCTCATAGTCCTTTATGCCATTCCTGCAAGCGCCGCCATCTTAGCCCTTTATCTCCTAATCACTATCCTGTTTGCTTTGCCCTCTTTTTTGATACTATATTTTGCATACCCTAGCTTGGATTGGCTTCTCAGGGAAATATTCACTTGA